In the SAR324 cluster bacterium genome, AATGGCATTTTTAGAGTTAAACTGGAAAATGACCATGTGGTGATTGGTCATCTTTCCGGGAAAATGAAAATGTATAAAATCAGGGTGCTTCCCGGCGATACTGTCACTGTTGAACTCTCGCCTTATGATCTGTCACGTGGAAGAATTGTCCAACGTGAGAAAGTCCAGCCATCCTCATAAAGATGACAAGCCGAAAGATCTTCAGGTTCTGATTCCATCATGTTTCTGAAAAATATTTATCAGTAAATCTCAGTATTTATCAACGAGGTGATTCACATGGAATAGTTTTTTCATGTGCAGATAAGGTTGTGCACGGCAAGGGGTCATTCTCCTTTATATCTAAACATTCTTCAGAGCAGGAATATGCTGAATTCCATTGTAAATTACTTCTCGGCGGATCTGGCAATTGACCTGGGGACAGCTAATACCCTGGTGTTTATGAGAGGACACGGAATCATTATCCGGGAACCTTCAGTGGTGGCTGTCAAACGGGATATGAAAGGCAACTTCAAGGTATTGGCCGTGGGACAGGAAGCCAAAGTGATGCTGGGACGGACACCCGGCAGTATCATTGCGGTGCGGCCCATGAAAGACGGTGTGATTTCTGATTTTGAAATCGCGGAAGAAATGCTCAGGTATTTTATCCGTGAAGTCCAGAAACGCCGAAGCCTGCTCAAATTCAAACCACGTATCATCATCGCTGTTCCCTCCGGAATCACTCAGGTTGAAAAACGTGCTGTCAGGGAATCTGCCAAATCAGCGGGTGCCAAGGAAGTGTTTCTCATTGAAGAACCTATGGCCGCGGCCATTGGCGCAGGACTGCCAATCACCGAAGCCAGCGGCAACATGATTGTGGATATTGGCGGAGGAACCACCGAGGTGGCCGTGATCTCACTTTCAGGAATTGTTTACAGCGATTCCGCGAGGGTCGGTGGTGACAAGATGGATGAAACCATTCAACAATACATCAAACAGAAATACAATCTGCTCATTGGCGAACGAACTTCAGAAGAAATCAAAATGAAAATAGGCTCAGCCTATCCGCTTGAATCGTTACGAACCATGGAAGTCAAAGGACGTGATTTGTTGACCGGGATTCCCAAAACATTGATGATCAGTGATTCTGAAATCCGTGAGGCACTTTCAGACGTGTGTGATGCCATTGTGCACACGGTTCGCAACGCTTTGGAACGCACACCTCCGGAACTGGCCTCAGACATCGTGGACAAAGGCATTATCCTGGCTGGTGGCGGATCCCTGCTTGCCGGACTGGATATTCTGATTCGTGAACGCACCGGACTGCCTGTTTCCTATGCGGATGATCCACTGAGTTGTGTGGCCATGGGAACCGGCAAGGTTCTGGACGAAATCAATCTGCTATCCTCTATTGCGCTCGACTAACATCATTTTTCAGGTCATGTCACATTCTCCTGTGACATGACGTTCCCCCTCATTTTTTCCAATAATTCTTTGATCCAATAAATCCCTTATGAATTTATTTACGTCTACCATTGCGCAATGGCTGTCTGAAGTGTTTCATGAATTGATGCCCTCTGAAACATGGGATCAGACAACTCTGGAAAATTCCCTTGAAACGCCGCCTGATTCTTCCATGGGGGATTATGGTTTTCCCTGTTTCCTGCTGGCAAAAAAGTTTAGAAAGGCACCTCCGCAAATCGCGATCATGCTGTGTGAAAAACTGGAACCCGCGGTTAAAAATTCGCCCCTGTTTTGTGACGTCAACGCGTTGGGACCTTATCTCAATTTCAGGGTTAATTTTTCCAGCATGGCCGCTGAAGTTCTGCCCAGAGTTTATGACGGGAGCTATTTTCGTGAGAATGCCGGACAATCCCGGAAAAAAGTCATGATTGAATATTCTCAACCCAACACCCACAAGGGATTTCATGTAGGACATCTGCGAAATGTAGCTCTTGGCGACTGCCTTTGCAGGGTTTACCGTTACAATGGTTATGAGGTGATTGCCGCGAATTATATCGGTGATGTCGGCACGCATATTGCCAAATGTCTGTGGTATTATGAAAAATTCAATCAGGAAACTCCGCCCGAAACCCTCAAGGGCGAATGGCTGGGGACGCTGTATACCAAAGCCACATTGATGCTGGAAGACGCGTCTGATACGGAAAAAGCAGAATACCAGCAGGAAATCAGCCGGATTCTGGCGGCTCTGGAAAGTAAGGATTCCGTCTGGATGAAAAAATGGGCCGAAACCCGTCAATGGTCGCTGGATGATTTCAATGAAATTTATCACTGGCTGGATGCGCACTTTGATCATGTGTTTTATGAATCAGATGTGGATGACATCGGCAAACAACTGGTGCTGGCTGAACTGGAAAAAGGCACATTCATTCGCTCTCAGGGGGCTGTGGGTCTTGATTTGGAGGATGCTTCACTGGGTTTTTTCATGTTGCTTAAAACAGATGGAAATACGTTATATTCCACCAAAGATCTGGCACTGGCTCAAAAAAAGTTTGATGAATTCAGGATTGAACACTCCATTTATGTGGTGGGATCTGAACAGACTCTGCATTTCAAACAGGTGTTTGAAACACTCAAACGTATGGGCTACGCCCAGGCTGAATCCTGTTTTCATCTGCCTTATGGCCTGGTGGTACTCCCCTCAGGAAAAATGAGTTCCCGTAAAGGCAATGTGATCATGTTTTCAGATTTACGCCAACAGGTCACAGACTACATCAGAAAAAATTACCTGGATCAGCATGCGGGGGATTGGGATGACGCGGAAATTCAGGAAACAGCCCGTCAGACCGCCGTTGCCGCCTTGCGGTATGGAATGCTCAATCAGGATCCAAACAAGCAGATTGTGTTTTCCATGGAAGACTGGCTGGTTTCAGAAGGGGATACCGGAACGTATCTGATCTATGCGTATGTCCGGGTTCGTAGCATCCGTCGTCAGGTGCCCGTGGAGCTGACGGCTGATGTGTCATTTGACGTGTTGACCCATCCTAATGAACATGCCCTAATTCGTAAAATTTATGATTTCAACCAGATGGTCAGTCTGGTTGGCGCACAATACCGGCCCTCCTTACTCACCAAATTTTTATTTGAGATGTGCAAGGATTTCAGTCGGGCTTACAACACCTGTTCCATCAAATTTGCGGAAAATTCTGAAATTCAGTCAGCAAGACTCTTGCTTTTTCACTCTGTAGCAGAAATTTTAAAGCAGGGACTATTTTTATTGGGCATCACCCCCCCTGAACGAATGTGATATTTTTATATTTTCCCGGAGGATTATGGAAAAAGAACTCAAGATTGAAAAAATGGAATTTAAGGACAAGGCATGGTTGCGGATGGAGAATCCTCGAAATCTGATGACTGTAACCGGGGTGATGATGTTTGATGAAATGCCTGACAGGGATCATCTGGTGGCGACGCTCAAAGTTCGTCTGCTTTCTCTCGACAGGTTCCGTCAGAAAGTGATCAAGCGCGACAAAACCATTTATTGGGAAGAAGTTCCAGAATCTGAAATTGATTTTGATTATCACTTGACTCCATTGACCCTGGCGGATCCCGGGGATGACACAGAATTGGAAAAACTGGTCGGTGAACTCGCCAGTTCACCTCTGGATTATCATCGTCCGTTGTGGCAGATGTTTCTGGTCAGCAACTATCATGGAACAGGGGCCGCACTGGTTGTGAGGATCAATCATGCCATTGCCGATGGTATTTCGTTGATTCAGGTCTTGATTTCACTGATGGACAATGAGCCCAATCAACCCGTTCCGACGCCTGAAGACGGCTTTGTCGCCAAATCACCGTTGAGCTTGTTTCCTTCAGGATCTTCGGAACCTCCGGAAAAAAAATCCCTCAAGGATCTGTTGCTGTCGCCTTTTATGCTGCTGTTTCGTATTCTTTATACGATATACAAGGCGTTCTTCCTGCTTCCGGACACAACCACTATTCTGAAAGGGGAACTGACCGGCAAAAAAGGATTTGCCTGGTCAAAACCGATCCCCTTGAATGATATCAAGGATATTGGCCGGAGTTTGGGGGGCAAACTGAATGATGTCATTCTCACGA is a window encoding:
- a CDS encoding rod shape-determining protein, which codes for MLNSIVNYFSADLAIDLGTANTLVFMRGHGIIIREPSVVAVKRDMKGNFKVLAVGQEAKVMLGRTPGSIIAVRPMKDGVISDFEIAEEMLRYFIREVQKRRSLLKFKPRIIIAVPSGITQVEKRAVRESAKSAGAKEVFLIEEPMAAAIGAGLPITEASGNMIVDIGGGTTEVAVISLSGIVYSDSARVGGDKMDETIQQYIKQKYNLLIGERTSEEIKMKIGSAYPLESLRTMEVKGRDLLTGIPKTLMISDSEIREALSDVCDAIVHTVRNALERTPPELASDIVDKGIILAGGGSLLAGLDILIRERTGLPVSYADDPLSCVAMGTGKVLDEINLLSSIALD
- a CDS encoding wax ester/triacylglycerol synthase family O-acyltransferase, whose amino-acid sequence is MEKELKIEKMEFKDKAWLRMENPRNLMTVTGVMMFDEMPDRDHLVATLKVRLLSLDRFRQKVIKRDKTIYWEEVPESEIDFDYHLTPLTLADPGDDTELEKLVGELASSPLDYHRPLWQMFLVSNYHGTGAALVVRINHAIADGISLIQVLISLMDNEPNQPVPTPEDGFVAKSPLSLFPSGSSEPPEKKSLKDLLLSPFMLLFRILYTIYKAFFLLPDTTTILKGELTGKKGFAWSKPIPLNDIKDIGRSLGGKLNDVILTIVTEALRQYLKNQNAYVEKANIRVVIPVNVRPLTENISLGNRFGSMFLALPLSIEDQVACLNEVQRRTQRIKNSFEALVLYWMTAFSGTLTKKFQMFFLDMFTQKSSLNLSNVPGPKQTLYVANVPMQRIIFCVPQPGRLAMGVSILSYNNNIMFGVTGDLNVLKDPHAIVRTFEEEVEKLKALANIR
- the argS gene encoding arginine--tRNA ligase, producing the protein MNLFTSTIAQWLSEVFHELMPSETWDQTTLENSLETPPDSSMGDYGFPCFLLAKKFRKAPPQIAIMLCEKLEPAVKNSPLFCDVNALGPYLNFRVNFSSMAAEVLPRVYDGSYFRENAGQSRKKVMIEYSQPNTHKGFHVGHLRNVALGDCLCRVYRYNGYEVIAANYIGDVGTHIAKCLWYYEKFNQETPPETLKGEWLGTLYTKATLMLEDASDTEKAEYQQEISRILAALESKDSVWMKKWAETRQWSLDDFNEIYHWLDAHFDHVFYESDVDDIGKQLVLAELEKGTFIRSQGAVGLDLEDASLGFFMLLKTDGNTLYSTKDLALAQKKFDEFRIEHSIYVVGSEQTLHFKQVFETLKRMGYAQAESCFHLPYGLVVLPSGKMSSRKGNVIMFSDLRQQVTDYIRKNYLDQHAGDWDDAEIQETARQTAVAALRYGMLNQDPNKQIVFSMEDWLVSEGDTGTYLIYAYVRVRSIRRQVPVELTADVSFDVLTHPNEHALIRKIYDFNQMVSLVGAQYRPSLLTKFLFEMCKDFSRAYNTCSIKFAENSEIQSARLLLFHSVAEILKQGLFLLGITPPERM
- the infA gene encoding translation initiation factor IF-1, whose product is MSEEKIELKGTIVDSSNGIFRVKLENDHVVIGHLSGKMKMYKIRVLPGDTVTVELSPYDLSRGRIVQREKVQPSS